The region TTTCAGGAATCATGGATGTTAAGACTCTTGGGTCATAGCGCTTTCATGCCAGTGACGTAGACATAGATCCGATAGGAGGGTGAGGGTCACAAAAATGACGACGCCGAGACCAGTAGTGAGGATCAGGGCTGCGAACATGCGGGGAATTTGCAGGTTATAGCTCGACATCAAAATCTGGTAGGCAATGCCCGATCGCTGCCCCCCCGTACCGGCCACAAATTCTGCCACAACGGCACCAATTAAGGCTAGCCCACCGCTAATGCGCAATCCTCCCAAAAAGTAGGGCAGAGCGCTGGGTAGGCGTAGATAAATCAACGTCTGCCAGCGGGAGGCATTGTAGAGCTTAAACAGATTGACGAGATTATGATCGGCACTTTTTAGTCCCAGGGTCGTATTGGAAATAATTGGAAATAGGGCAATAATCCAAGCGCAGACCACGAGGGCCATGATGGTATTATTTCTAAACCAGATAATAATCAGCGGGGCGATCGCTACGATAGGTGTGGTTTGTAGAATAACAGCATAGGGAAATAAGCTGCGTTCAATCCACTTACTTTGAGCAAATAAGATAGCAATGAGTAATCCCGAAATAGCGGCGGCGATGAAGGCGATCGTGGTAATCCGCAGGGTCACCATCAAGGACGGAAAAAGCTGATGCCAATCTTGGATCAGGGTAGTGAGCACCAATGAGGGAGCTGGTAATAGATAGGGCGGTGTATCGGTGAGCCGGACGGCTAGTTCCCAACCTATCAACACCAATATGCCGACGACGACGGGGGCAATGACTTCGCTGGAGGTGAGCCAGGTCAATATCTGGGGGCGATCGCTGCGGGGCTTCCCTTGAGCAGATGGAGCGGATCGGGTAGCCGGGTCGGTGTTGGACAGGGGAGGAACAGTCATAGCAGACCATCGAGCAGTGAAAAAATCATACAGGATACGCAGGAGGCCCTGGGGATGGAACCTACGGATACCTTGCCTCAGGCAGAGGTTTTGCAACTCTAGAAGAGCCACAACGAAGTAGCGAAGCAGCATGGCGGCTAGTCTCAATGCGGGTGATTAGGGCTGACGCAGGTCGGCTAGGGGCGGCATTCCCAGGGAGGCTTCGGCAAGCTGCTGGGCCACGTCACGACAGTAGTTGTTGAAGAGAGGAGAGGTGCGAAAAGCGTCGTTGCGAGGATAGGGGGCATCAATGGCAATGTCGGCGATAATTCGTCCTGGTCGTGCTGCCATAACGATCACTCGCTGGGAGAGGTAGACGGCTTCGTAGATATTGTGGGTGACAAAAACAACGGTCCAACGCTGGGTTTCCCAGAGGTGGAGAATATCGCTGTTCAAACGACTGCGGGTCATTTCATCCAGCGCCCCGAAGGGTTCGTCCATCAGCATCAGACTGGGTTGGGTGACCAGCGATCGCGCAATCGACACCCGCATCTTCATACCGCCGGAGAGCTGGCGAGGGTAGGCGCGTTCGTAGCCCTGGAGGTCAACCATTTTCAAGGCGTTGGCGATCGCTGCCTCGGCTTTTGCCTTAGGCACGCCGGCCAACCGCAGCGGCAGCCGTACATTATCCTGCACGGTGGCCCAGGGCATCAGGGACGCATCTTGAAACACAAAGGAGAGGCGATCGCGGGATAGGGCATCGCCCCATTCCACGGTGCCGTTGCTGAGGGGACTGAGCCCAGCCATCAAGCGCAGGACGGTACTTTTGCCGCAGCCCGATGGCCCCACCAAGCTGACAAACTCCGTGGGGGCGATCGCCAAGTTGACATCGTCTAGGGCAACTGTGCCGTTGGCGTAGGTTTTGCCCACATGGCGCAGACGAATGGCAGAAGGAAAAGTCATAGCCAAAAGGGATGAAACAACAGCGGGCGATCGCTCAGAACAGGGGACATGATCACCTTAAGGTTAGAATGCCCAGGTTACGCCTTGCTTGTTCGCAAGGGAGCGATCGCCTCCCTAGGTCTCCACGATGCTAGGAATTCAGGTAGTAATCGGTGCCTTTGTTCACAAAGTCGAGGGTAAAGGCCTGGGTATAGTCGAGATCGGCGTCATGGATGCCCGCTTCTACCAACGACTCAAAGAAGGTCTGCCAGCGTTCTTCAGTCATGGCACCAATGCCTAAGGTTTCTGCATCGCCGGATAGAACGATGCCATACTCCTGCATCTTTTCATGGCTATAGGCCAACTGCTCGTCCGACATTTCTGGGTTGTCTTGCTTGATCAGCTCGTTGGCCGGAGCCGGATCCTCGAAGTAGCTATACCAGCCCTTGATCGACGCATCCACAAAGCGCTGCACCAAGTCAGGATCACTGTCTACCAATTCGCGACGGGTTTCGA is a window of Candidatus Obscuribacterales bacterium DNA encoding:
- a CDS encoding ABC transporter ATP-binding protein translates to MTFPSAIRLRHVGKTYANGTVALDDVNLAIAPTEFVSLVGPSGCGKSTVLRLMAGLSPLSNGTVEWGDALSRDRLSFVFQDASLMPWATVQDNVRLPLRLAGVPKAKAEAAIANALKMVDLQGYERAYPRQLSGGMKMRVSIARSLVTQPSLMLMDEPFGALDEMTRSRLNSDILHLWETQRWTVVFVTHNIYEAVYLSQRVIVMAARPGRIIADIAIDAPYPRNDAFRTSPLFNNYCRDVAQQLAEASLGMPPLADLRQP
- a CDS encoding ABC transporter permease, producing MTVPPLSNTDPATRSAPSAQGKPRSDRPQILTWLTSSEVIAPVVVGILVLIGWELAVRLTDTPPYLLPAPSLVLTTLIQDWHQLFPSLMVTLRITTIAFIAAAISGLLIAILFAQSKWIERSLFPYAVILQTTPIVAIAPLIIIWFRNNTIMALVVCAWIIALFPIISNTTLGLKSADHNLVNLFKLYNASRWQTLIYLRLPSALPYFLGGLRISGGLALIGAVVAEFVAGTGGQRSGIAYQILMSSYNLQIPRMFAALILTTGLGVVIFVTLTLLSDLCLRHWHESAMTQES